The Pirellulales bacterium DNA window GCCCATCGAGCCCGCCCCCCACGGCGCGCGCTGGGGAATTTTCTCCGCCAGTGGAAATGACGTGCTGGCCGATTATGCTTCAAAATCTACTGCCGACCGGGTAGCAGCGGCCATCGGTTCCGTTCCTGCTCAGCAAGCGTATATGCATCGGACCGAATGGATTGCGCTCTGGGCCGGCTTGATTTTCGGCGCAGCCGGTGTGCTGGTCGTGTGGAATCGTTCGCGCCGCATGCCCGACGTGATTGCCCGGGCCGGAATCGCTCGCACATTCCAAAACATTCGCTTGTTTTCCAACATGACCGTATTGGAAAACGTGCTGATTGGACTCGATCGAAGTCAAAGTCGAAATCCATTGCGAATGATGTTGCGCACGCCAGGCATTCGCCGCGAAGAGGCCCAGATGCGCCAACGGGCTTACGAAGCGCTGCGATTCGTTGAACTGGACGACAAAGCCAACTCGCTTGCCAATTCGCTGGCGTATGGAGATCAGCGGCGGCTGGAAATTGCCCGGGCTTTGGCCACGCAACCCAAGTTGCTTTTGCTGGACGAACCGGCCGCAGGCATGAATCCGGCCGAGACGACCGAGCTCATGCAACTGATCCGTCGCATCCGCGCCGAGGGAATTACCGTACTGCTGATCGAACATCACATGCCGGTCGTGATGGGCATTTCCGATCGTATTGCGGTGCTCAATTACGGTCAAAAAATTGCCGAGGGGCCGCCGGCCGTCGTTCGTGCCGATCCGAAGGTCATCGAGGCCTACCTGGGCAAAGAAAACAAATAGGTTTTGGAATCACTTCGCTGCGGCTTAGCGATCAATCCA harbors:
- a CDS encoding ATP-binding cassette domain-containing protein, coding for MHLLDIHNLTMRFGGLTAVSHLDLQVQPGEVLSVIGPNGAGKTTVFNAVTGIYEPTSGTISFNGRRLQRPATWRLLVACVLVGIVTAVAAVAVSANIDDLWHATIKRNYDYASQKFNFAKAWSDMWGYFAGELAVEAQPRGRWAVVTTDGEPLLGAAGNQPNREAAEKLNVQLRQLIDSGKPIEPAPHGARWGIFSASGNDVLADYASKSTADRVAAAIGSVPAQQAYMHRTEWIALWAGLIFGAAGVLVVWNRSRRMPDVIARAGIARTFQNIRLFSNMTVLENVLIGLDRSQSRNPLRMMLRTPGIRREEAQMRQRAYEALRFVELDDKANSLANSLAYGDQRRLEIARALATQPKLLLLDEPAAGMNPAETTELMQLIRRIRAEGITVLLIEHHMPVVMGISDRIAVLNYGQKIAEGPPAVVRADPKVIEAYLGKENK